One genomic segment of Candidatus Methylomirabilota bacterium includes these proteins:
- a CDS encoding flagellar motor protein MotB, which produces MSEAEEKESGEIRKVIKKGRGHGGHHGGAWKVAYADFVTAMMALFIVLWIVGQSKSVKEAVAGYFKDPSNFQKGGSPGGLQSKGSMGILAEGGDPIVVARQASDTAPHEESEHTKKSRVDQEQDRTHLEEAAEQFRQVVQRIPTLQALQEQIQIEITREGLRVQLIEGNRDSFFDVGSSRLKPVTRQLLAVIAQEVAKLPNQVIVEGHTDARPYSGTTGREYSNWELSTDRANSARRAMEEAGLHRNQVSQVIGYADQHLLNPSDPLDTSNRRISILVRYLAASAETVTPSIGPRTGSTQSAISGQPTGGKG; this is translated from the coding sequence ATGAGCGAGGCGGAAGAGAAGGAGAGCGGCGAGATCCGCAAGGTCATCAAGAAAGGCCGCGGCCACGGCGGCCACCACGGTGGGGCCTGGAAGGTGGCCTATGCCGACTTCGTCACTGCCATGATGGCCCTGTTTATTGTGCTCTGGATTGTCGGTCAAAGCAAGTCGGTCAAGGAGGCGGTGGCGGGATACTTCAAGGACCCATCCAATTTCCAGAAAGGCGGCTCGCCGGGCGGCCTGCAATCCAAGGGGAGTATGGGGATCCTTGCTGAAGGAGGCGACCCGATCGTGGTCGCTCGGCAGGCGAGTGATACCGCCCCCCATGAGGAGTCGGAACATACCAAAAAGTCGCGCGTAGATCAGGAACAGGATCGTACCCACCTCGAGGAGGCGGCAGAACAGTTCAGGCAGGTCGTCCAGCGCATCCCGACACTCCAGGCGCTTCAGGAGCAGATTCAGATCGAAATCACCCGGGAGGGGCTTCGCGTTCAACTGATCGAAGGCAACCGGGACAGCTTTTTCGATGTCGGCTCATCCAGACTGAAGCCGGTCACCCGTCAACTGCTCGCCGTCATCGCACAGGAGGTCGCTAAGCTGCCCAACCAGGTGATTGTCGAGGGGCATACCGACGCCCGTCCCTACAGCGGCACTACCGGACGGGAGTACTCGAACTGGGAGCTCTCGACCGATCGGGCCAACAGCGCCAGACGCGCCATGGAGGAGGCGGGACTCCACCGGAACCAGGTCTCCCAGGTGATCGGCTATGCGGACCAACACCTGTTGAATCCGTCGGACCCGCTCGATACGTCTAATCGCCGGATCAGTATTCTGGTACGCTACCTGGCTGCGTCGGCCGAGACGGTGACCCCCTCAATCGGACCCAGGACAGGCTCGACGCAGTCGGCGATCAGCGGACAACCGACCGGAGGAAAGGGGTAG
- a CDS encoding DNA-binding response regulator: MALILVVDDEKNLRLTLTDALQREGHSVLTAEDGAGTISICQRLSPDLILLDLILPDVNGIQLLKRIWRAGGPPIIIMTAYGEVRSAVEAMKHHAYDYICKPFDLDELRLILRRVLEEVRTRQEVERLHEIDEGAYRGGVFVRQSEAARSLWQVVKRVAASATRIVLLSGETGTGKELVAKALHYESTRREHPFVDVNCAAIAENLFESELFGHERGAFTDAKGAKRGLAEVSHHGTLFLDEIGEMALGLQAKFLRFLEEWKFRRVGGVHDLHVDVRVVAASNRDLKELVAKGRFREDLLYRLNAIQIAIPPLRDRRADIVSLATFLLQSSNAAFGKKIRGFTPEVEARFERYDWPGNVRHLRNVIDYLVMMETEELIQPTHLPPEIVGAGDGRPASVIDASVVSLLPEPCDRAEDRVVGHVKGGALHSLAEVERAYIDRIVREVGGNKTEAAKVLGISRQTLRAKLAHNPQHGADAGRAAVTPDAD, encoded by the coding sequence ATGGCGCTGATACTCGTAGTGGATGATGAGAAGAATCTGAGGCTGACGCTGACCGATGCCCTGCAGCGGGAAGGGCACAGCGTGCTCACGGCGGAGGATGGCGCCGGGACGATCAGCATCTGCCAACGACTCTCTCCGGATCTGATCCTGCTCGACCTCATCCTGCCGGACGTCAACGGCATTCAGCTTTTAAAGCGGATCTGGCGGGCGGGCGGACCACCGATTATTATCATGACCGCCTACGGTGAGGTCAGGAGCGCCGTGGAGGCGATGAAACATCACGCCTACGATTACATCTGTAAACCGTTCGATCTGGACGAACTGAGGTTGATCCTGCGCCGCGTGCTGGAGGAGGTCCGGACCCGCCAGGAGGTGGAGCGTCTGCACGAGATCGATGAAGGGGCCTATCGGGGCGGGGTATTTGTCAGGCAATCCGAGGCGGCGAGATCCCTCTGGCAGGTGGTGAAGCGGGTCGCCGCCAGCGCGACCCGCATCGTCTTGCTCAGCGGCGAGACCGGGACCGGAAAGGAGCTGGTGGCCAAGGCCCTACACTATGAATCGACGCGACGCGAGCATCCCTTTGTCGATGTCAACTGCGCCGCCATTGCAGAAAACCTGTTCGAGAGCGAACTGTTTGGGCACGAGCGGGGCGCCTTTACCGACGCAAAGGGCGCCAAGCGGGGACTGGCGGAGGTCAGCCACCACGGGACCCTCTTCCTGGATGAGATCGGCGAAATGGCGTTGGGGCTGCAGGCGAAGTTCCTGCGCTTTCTCGAGGAGTGGAAATTCCGTCGGGTCGGCGGAGTGCATGATCTGCATGTCGATGTCCGAGTGGTCGCGGCCAGTAATCGAGATCTGAAAGAACTGGTGGCCAAGGGGAGGTTTCGCGAGGATCTCCTCTACCGACTGAACGCCATTCAGATTGCCATTCCTCCTCTGCGCGACCGGCGGGCGGACATCGTGTCATTAGCAACATTTCTCCTCCAATCGAGCAATGCTGCCTTTGGAAAGAAGATCCGCGGATTCACACCGGAGGTCGAAGCGCGCTTCGAGCGGTACGATTGGCCGGGCAATGTCCGACACCTCAGGAATGTGATCGATTACCTGGTGATGATGGAGACGGAGGAGTTGATCCAGCCGACTCATCTGCCGCCGGAGATCGTCGGGGCCGGGGACGGCCGACCGGCGTCGGTTATCGACGCATCCGTGGTATCGCTGCTGCCCGAACCCTGCGACCGCGCTGAAGACCGAGTGGTTGGACACGTCAAGGGGGGCGCGCTGCACAGCCTGGCCGAGGTAGAGCGGGCCTACATCGATCGGATTGTGAGGGAGGTCGGTGGGAATAAGACCGAGGCGGCCAAGGTCCTGGGGATCTCACGGCAGACGCTCAGGGCGAAGCTCGCGCACAATCCTCAACACGGCGCCGACGCTGGCAGGGCCGCCGTGACGCCTGATGCCGACTGA
- a CDS encoding flagellar protein FliS translates to MSYVGAVSTTVGSDTRPAVPLIGNPMAAYQSAQVLGASPMQLILIVYDVAIAACARRDSVRARRAITELIASLNFDYEEIAVALFRLYEYCLNRINSGSFHEAAKILRQLKEAWETALRQAPINSSRCDVAI, encoded by the coding sequence ATGTCATACGTCGGCGCCGTTTCCACAACAGTCGGATCTGATACGCGACCGGCAGTCCCCCTTATTGGGAACCCGATGGCCGCGTATCAGAGCGCCCAGGTGCTGGGGGCCTCCCCGATGCAGCTTATTCTGATCGTATACGATGTGGCGATCGCGGCCTGCGCCCGTCGTGATTCGGTGCGCGCGCGACGCGCCATCACCGAACTGATCGCCTCACTGAACTTTGATTATGAGGAGATCGCGGTGGCACTATTCCGTTTGTATGAATACTGCCTGAACAGGATCAACTCGGGATCGTTTCACGAGGCGGCGAAGATCTTGCGCCAATTGAAGGAGGCATGGGAGACGGCGTTACGCCAGGCTCCCATCAATAGTTCGAGGTGCGACGTCGCGATCTGA
- a CDS encoding flagellin yields MAIGDLTRINTNIAAFNALNSLRSIGNQLGISQLRLQTGKRINEAADDPAGYSIASKLTSRARGLATALDSVGTSMNLLSIAEGAAQSIHDNLLNIQDLIRQATSSNLGSSERDAIEQQIDDLSAEITRLRDSTTFNGVTLLDGTFTGKRILTGAEASDTILASISQDFSLTDLGITDASIEVDTTTNASLSLTYVDAALTSVRLEIQNIGSVTSRLRSISDNLSVAVTNTQAAKSRVLDADVAAEQVNAVRLQILQQLATAQLAQANSGPQSVLALFR; encoded by the coding sequence ATGGCCATCGGTGATCTGACACGCATCAACACCAATATCGCAGCCTTCAACGCATTAAACAGTTTGAGGAGTATCGGCAATCAACTGGGCATCAGTCAGCTTCGGCTCCAGACCGGCAAGCGGATCAACGAGGCGGCCGACGATCCGGCCGGCTATTCGATCGCCAGCAAACTGACCTCACGGGCCAGGGGTCTGGCGACCGCACTCGATTCGGTCGGCACATCGATGAACCTGCTGTCCATCGCGGAGGGCGCGGCGCAGTCGATCCACGACAATCTGTTGAATATTCAGGACCTGATTCGACAGGCGACATCGAGCAACCTCGGGAGCAGCGAGCGCGATGCCATCGAGCAGCAGATCGATGATCTGTCGGCTGAGATTACCCGCCTGCGCGACTCGACGACCTTCAATGGTGTCACACTACTGGACGGCACCTTTACCGGAAAACGAATCCTGACCGGCGCTGAAGCGAGCGATACGATCCTTGCCAGCATCAGTCAGGATTTCTCGTTGACAGACCTGGGTATTACGGATGCCAGTATCGAGGTCGACACGACGACTAACGCCTCGCTCTCGCTGACCTATGTCGACGCGGCGCTGACGTCGGTCCGGCTGGAGATCCAGAACATCGGATCGGTGACCAGCCGATTGCGGAGTATCTCGGACAATCTGTCCGTCGCCGTCACCAACACCCAGGCGGCGAAATCAAGGGTATTGGACGCCGACGTTGCGGCAGAGCAGGTCAACGCCGTACGACTGCAGATCCTGCAGCAGTTGGCGACGGCCCAGCTTGCCCAGGCGAATTCCGGGCCGCAGTCGGTCTTAGCGCTCTTCAGGTAG